The following proteins come from a genomic window of Nitrospira sp.:
- a CDS encoding RND efflux system, membrane fusion protein yields MSLLDRNLFRGVAVVIVSAAIAGVFGCKEKENAGSAPPAPMAPQVEVVTVMARTVPDEPEFIGEAEASRPVEIRSQVTGILKAVLFPEGRAIKKGTKLYQIDPVPFEAAYKSAQARIAEAEARLVQAKQDLARVKPLLEEQAVSQKDVDDAIAEDLAAKAALQRAQADVIKAKFDFDNTRIIAPIDGLIERSRYYEGRLVSAQTDLLTVIHRIDPMYVVVNVPESFLLKRRQDAIMVGLQHPGLAQLKGTVIFADGSTYNHEGVLDFADVGLRTETGARRARFVVPNPDGVLLPGQFVRVRFKGTMKDHALLVPQRAVQQGPQGPIVFVVGEENKVEIRPIKASRWHDKEWIIESGVRSGERVIVSGFHMAKPGAPVKPVPAAEPAAEPTGNGKPDNRTSNGGADHEVEAKPEATRNPQ; encoded by the coding sequence GCGGGCTCGGCTCCTCCCGCTCCTATGGCTCCGCAAGTGGAAGTCGTGACAGTGATGGCACGGACCGTGCCGGATGAACCGGAATTCATCGGAGAGGCCGAGGCCTCTCGACCGGTTGAAATCCGCTCACAGGTCACGGGAATTCTGAAAGCCGTGCTGTTTCCGGAAGGACGAGCGATCAAAAAAGGCACCAAGCTCTACCAGATCGACCCGGTGCCGTTCGAGGCGGCTTACAAAAGCGCGCAGGCGAGGATCGCGGAGGCGGAAGCGCGCTTGGTTCAAGCCAAGCAAGATCTTGCCCGTGTCAAGCCGCTGCTTGAAGAGCAGGCCGTCAGTCAAAAAGATGTGGATGATGCCATCGCCGAGGACTTGGCGGCGAAGGCCGCCCTCCAACGAGCTCAGGCCGACGTGATTAAAGCCAAGTTCGACTTCGACAACACCAGAATCATCGCTCCGATCGACGGGCTCATCGAGCGGAGTCGATATTACGAAGGCCGGCTGGTCTCGGCGCAAACCGATTTGCTGACCGTCATTCATCGTATCGATCCGATGTATGTGGTGGTCAACGTACCGGAAAGTTTTCTGCTCAAACGGCGGCAAGATGCCATCATGGTGGGTCTTCAACATCCCGGCCTTGCCCAGCTGAAAGGCACCGTCATCTTCGCCGACGGCAGCACGTACAATCATGAAGGTGTCCTCGATTTTGCCGACGTGGGCCTGCGGACCGAAACAGGAGCCAGGCGAGCCCGATTCGTCGTCCCTAATCCGGACGGAGTGCTGCTGCCCGGGCAATTTGTGAGGGTACGCTTCAAGGGAACGATGAAAGACCATGCCCTGTTGGTGCCGCAGCGAGCGGTTCAGCAAGGTCCGCAGGGTCCGATCGTGTTCGTCGTGGGTGAAGAAAACAAGGTGGAAATCAGGCCCATCAAGGCGAGCCGCTGGCATGACAAGGAATGGATCATCGAGTCCGGTGTGCGGTCCGGCGAACGGGTGATCGTGAGCGGCTTTCACATGGCGAAGCCCGGAGCGCCCGTCAAACCGGTTCCGGCTGCGGAGCCCGCTGCCGAGCCCACGGGTAACGGAAAACCGGATAACAGGACGTCCAACGGCGGGGCCGACCATGAGGTGGAAGCCAAGCCTGAAGCCACGAGGAATCCACAGTGA